The nucleotide window CGATCCTGACTGTTCCGTTCCGCCAATCAATGTCCTCGATGCGCAGCTTGACCACTTCCGCACAGCGAAGGCCAAGGCCGGTGACGCATCTGACCATGGAATAGGCCCGTCGACCAGACGGTAGATTCGCATCGAACGATGCCAAAAGCCCGTCAATCTGGGCTGGTGACAATGTCTCGGGTAGTGACGCCAGACGCCAGTGCGCCGCGCGCGGGATGGTCTGCAGAAGTTTGCTGACCTTGCCGCCACACATCTGTCGGTACTTCAGATAACCGCCTATCGAACTGCCCGCGACGCGCACTGCCCCGGCGCCCCAATCGCGACTTCACCCAGGACACATTGTGCGCGTACCGGTCTTCCCGCAGACGAGCGACATAGCGGTCTTGGTAAGCTGACAGAATGCTGGACGACAGCCATGCTTGCGGTCCAGGCTGCAAAATGATGGGCCTCACGGAAATCTCCTTCCAGTGATTGGAGCAGGGAGAATGAAAATTGTGCGCAGTTGGAAACGTCACGCTGCCTTTCGCAATCGCTGTAAAACAAAGGTTATTTGCCGAGGAGCTAGCGAGCCTGCGCATAATCCCGAGCTTCGAATAATTTCGCGTTATGGTCTGGGGATTGCTCGCTCGACGACGCTGGGAGCCGAGCTCGATGCGGCCGTCGGTCAGGAAGCGTTCGAAGATGGCGGGACGCGAGAGGGCATAACGGAGCGCCTCGGCGAGCCTTCGATTTGCCGGAGACCCGCGGCAGGGTCTTCTGCCAAAGGACGAACAGGTCGGCGGCAACCACCGCAGAGATTTGCTGACGCGCCGCGACACGGCCGTCAAGGTTTTTGCCGCGGATGGTCTCCTCGATCTGCCACAGCTTCGCAATCCGCTCGCCCGTCGCCGTTGCGACCTTCGAGCTTTCCGCGACATGCAGCTCATAAAACTTGCGCCGGCTGTGTGAACAGCAGCCTGCCGGCAGAACGGGGGTCCGCAAGCTAGACAAGCCCCGGGTTCGATGCGGCTCCTTGATCGCTTCCGGCACCGTATTGATCGGTGCTGCCGGAACGCCCGCCTTCTCGAGTTCGGCGATCAGCTACCACTTCGGCCTTTAACAGGTCTTCTCCGCGATCGTACTGAGAGTGCCTTGCGGTTCTCAACCGCGCCGGGTTTGTGGCGTAGCAGGGGTAGCTCGAACGCCCATTGAGGCCAAGCAGCCTGCAAAGAGCTGCAAACTGCCGGTCGTTGCCGCAGGCGATGATGAGATGCCGTCGGAGGTCGGGAAAGCCTGATAGGGCACGATATTGGGACGCGCGTTGGCCATGCGACGGGG belongs to Sinorhizobium garamanticum and includes:
- a CDS encoding tyrosine-type recombinase/integrase, with the translated sequence MCGGKVSKLLQTIPRAAHWRLASLPETLSPAQIDGLLASFDANLPSGRRAYSMVRCVTGLGLRCAEVVKLRIEDIDWRNGTVRIARSKMHFMDWQPLPRATGEAIADYVSTSGPRRQAGRLFVRHVIAFRRWGWDRCDPEAIGSVQPRCSASAGRRSIGC